The Mytilus edulis chromosome 5, xbMytEdul2.2, whole genome shotgun sequence genomic interval TACTAAGTATTGAAGACTTAATCACTTTGATGAGCCgttagtaaaaaaaaacacatgtggAGATATATAGTTGGTAAGATAAATTCTTTACACGGTGTGCTAGTGACATAATACGATATATGGGGTCACTAGCAcaccgtgtaacgaatttatcttactaGCGGCCTATCAAAGTGATTAAGTCTCCAATaggaccccatatatatcgtatttggTCACTAACACACCGTGTATCTAATAATATACACCGTACAAGATACAGGATAATAATGATATATGAATACTTGTCCTGGTTTGTAGTAGACCCACTGGCTGTGCAGGTTTTTTCCCCAGCTAGTAAACAATGTTACAATACTCACGATCAATGCACCCTTCCGAGACACATTTTTTCATCTCTGAGCTGATTTAGATTTAGGTTGAATCCAATAGGAAATCAAAGTGCAGTTGAATTATATTTGGAAAAGAATAATATATCTATGGAAATTCCCTCATGGCGATGAAACTCTTTGATATATTAAACAATTTAGTGAAATCAAACCAAACCTTTTTAAATAGCTAGTTTtccagagaaaaaaaatgttttgatatttttttcagttaaaatcTCAGATTTCTCAACTAGAGACTACAAACAGAGAGTTATTATTCAGAATAGACAGTATGGCAGAATCTGAAGAGCAAGTTCATGTAAGATATTCTAAACAGGAATGTTACAAATTCCACTTTACAATAATCATTTGTAACTtatgttttgacaatttttgttaaatcatataTTCATATCTTTTGTAAATAAAAGCATTTTTTGTCACAACTGGACAATTAGGTATGCTGTTTCTATCAGGGATCGCAACAATGTGTTCAagttgtgtttaggtttgtttaaggTGATCCACTATAAGTAGGgctaatgatatttggtatgcaatttTTATGTCAATCCACATCAATATATCAAAGAAATGCATCCAAATTCATTCATAGAACCGAACAACTGTCACAATTTGTTTGTACGCCAAACAAATAATCATATGAActattacattttacaaattaatttcaTTCTCAACCCAAAAAACATATTGTTATGGCATATTGCTGTTTGGGagaatatttacatattttaatgcCCCATTCATGGGCATTATTTTAtctagtctgtgcgtccgtttaaTAGtgtgtcctgcttcaggttaaagtttttggtcgaggtagtttttatacgacgcaaaaatttaaaaaaaaattggtcgtaaattggtatcacgttgtcgttaattcaattttattttaacaaaaattgaattcttggggttctttgatatactgaatcttaacatgtatttagaattttatACCATCCACAAAAAAAGATTTGGGATCGTGTAGTGGTATGATGTCGTCATCTGCATCGTCCGAAGACGcattggtttccagacaataacttaagttttaagtgaatagatctctttgaaatttaataagaaaGTTCAATACCACTTAAGGAAGGtgccaactgtttaggaattaggggcctaaaaaggaccaaaacaagcatttttctacttccaggataataacttgtgtattagtattttcaattgctctgaaaatgtaccacaatgttaaataccacaagtagaaggtttggctttatttttggggttatggtgccaacagtgaaggaattaagggccaaaaaggggccaaaaacaagcatttttgtagcttctggacaataacttgtatGTAAGAGTGTGGATCTAtctgatattgtaccacaatgttccatatcacaaaagaaAGGCTGTGATTGAGTTTGGGGGTTTGCCCCATTcattcaggaattaggggccaaaaacaaacatatatctagtttccagataataacttgtgttaaagtgtatggacctctctgaaattgtactacaatgatcaatactacaaaggaaaggaaGGGATCTAGTGTGGGGGTAATTGCTTCAAGGGGGATTCAAAAAGATTTTGGCAGTTTTTTTTAAGgggttcaattttatttttaactcacctggccccaagggccaagtgagcttttctcatcactttgcgtccgtcgtcgtcgtccgtcgttagcttttacaaaaatcttcttctctgaaactactgggccaaattaaaccaaacttagccacaatcatcattgaggtatctagtttaaaaaaatgtgtggggtgacccggccgaccaaccaagatggccgccatggctaaaaatagaacataggggtaaaatgtagattttggcttataactcaaaccaaattatttagagcaaatctgagtaaaattgtttatcaggtaaagatctatctgctctgaaattttcagacgaatcggacaatcggttgttgggttgctgcctctgaattggcaattttaaggaaattataccgttttttggctattatcttgaatattattatagatagagataaactgtaaacagcaataatgttcagcaaagtaagatctacaaataagttaaatgactaaaatggtcagttggccccttaaggagttattgtcctttatagtcatttttaccaattttttataattttttctaatcttttacaaaaatcttctcttctaaaACTACTGGttcaaatttaacaatacttggccataatcatcattgaggtatctagtttaaaaatgtgtgcggtgaccctgccaaccaaccaagatggccgccatggctaaaaatagaacataggggtaaaatgtagattttggcttataactctgaaaccaaagcattaagagcaattcaTACAGGGGTTAAATTGAtttgcaagtcaagatctatctgccctgattgTTTCAGATTAATCCGAcgactggttgttgggttgctgcccctgaattggatttttttaaggaaattttgctgtttttggttattatcttgaatattattatagatagagataaactgtgaacagcaataatgttcagcaaagtaagattcacaaataagttaacatgaccaaaaaggtcagttgaccccttaaggagttattgccctttacagtaaatttttgataattttgtaaattttaacaaaatattttcctctgtaactaatgggccaagttcattataaattgagataacacaattttgtcatgaatctatctgtgtcctttgtttaatatgcacatagaccaaggtgagcgacacaagctcttaagagcctctagtttttttaattttaaaatttcaaatttttataaagtttccagaagaaatctttaattgcacagtattgcacaatagatttgtaagatcttgacatttgttttgtgtcagaaacctatattatgtcaaaatttgataacaatccaaatacagtatcaagcttgaatattgtgtccaaatttagcccaactgttcagggtttaacctctgcggtcatatcaggctgtgctcagtgaaacatttattgattattgggccagttttcaagttggtccaaattggggtccaaaatttaactttgtttgatttcaataaaaaaataatgtatggggttctttgatatgttaaatctaaccatgcatttagattttagatttgtgggccctgttatcaaattgttCCACATTGAGGTCAAGAGggtacaaaattaaactttgtttgattttgatcaaaaattgaatacttgggattctttgatatgctgaatcaatccATGGCCAtctatttagattttggatattggaccatgataggtaaaaaaaaaattttaagttcattagaccacattctgTCTGTGTCAGAAACCAATGCTGTGTCagctatttaatcacaatccaaattcagagctgtatcaagcttgaatgatgtgtccatacttgccccaactgttctgggTTCTATCtatgtggtcgtataaagctgcgccctgcggagcatctggttgataaagttgaagtccaatcaacttgaaacttggtacacatgttccctatgatatgatctttctaattttaatgtcaaataagaGATGTTCCCCCATTTTTACGGTCcattgaatatagaaaatgatagtgcggatgggcaTCCGTGTAATGggacaaattcttgtttttaaatgacTTCATCGACTCATTATTTTAGGGCCTAAAGAAGGAGATAGAAGGtcttaaaaaaagaattaaagaaCTGGAAGAAGAGCTAAAATCAattaaagcaaaagaaaaaactaatattGATCATACTGAATATTTAGCTGAAATAGAggaattgaaaaagaaaaatagtgTACTGTCACATGAAGTCAGGGCAAAAACTCAAAAAATTATTGAATTAGATTTCCGATTGGATAAGATGGAGAGAGAATTGGACGAAAATCCAGACGATGCtgacaaaatatcattgattgaaaatttgaaaataaaaattacgCAAATGCAAGCAGAAAGATCTGCTGGCACTGAAAGGGAGCGATATTTTGAGAAATTAATGAAAGAGCTGCAAGCAGAAATTGAACAGCTTAGAGAGGGAGTTTCACTATGTGAAGTTGCAAAACACAGATTGTATGCTGACTATAAGAAATTGTTGGAAGAGTACAACAAGCTACGTGAAAAATATGTTGTAGACAGTCAGCACAAAACATTTCAGGATTTCGTTCAGTTAAAAAGACAACTAAATCATGTAAAAACTGAGAATGACGACTTGAAACAAGTTGCAAGATCAGTTTCTGGTAGCAGTCTTCCAGCATTAAAATCATCTGAAAATGGTGTTACCAAAAAACGAAACTCAGGTTCATATAAAAAACAACAGTTAAAGACATTAAAGGAATGAAAGTTCTATTAAGCTGCATTTGGCATAGTGATACTTGGTTTTTATTGTCACTGGCATGATGATTGCAAAAATAAGCATGCACAGCCATTTATAAATCTATTTAAACAGATGGGGTAAAAACGTTTCTGTATGGCAAgccattttattatttattctgactgaaagatatctcatatactatATAAAGGATATCTTATATAAGATCTAagatatcataggtttatattaGCAATGTCCTTGACAAGGTTGATCAGTGGTGATAAAGTTTCTAAAAGAGTTATGCGCCTTGGAAATATTAATATTATGGAAAATTGTCTTATAAGCGCTCTTATGTGTATAACTCttgcttcatttaaaaaaaaaatataatatatgtttatatcattAATGTCTATGACAACTTAAAAAATCAGTGACaattaattatttgtaaaaagttatgccccttggaaatattgaattgattatatggaaaattgcaaTTTGAGTTCTTTCATGTGTTTAATTTTGGTTCCTCTAATCaaagtaaacataaaaaagacatAAACAGGTTTACCTACAGTCTTCAAAGTTGGAAATCATTCAAACCACATGTCAAACAAGGCCAAAACTGTTAAAAGATTTGCAGATATCATTCTGGAAATATAATGCTTGTCATCATGTTGCTTCCAAAGAAATAAGTTGGACAGGATCctttttatttaacatgtttgatgGTTTTTATCCATTATATTTTGCACACTTATTCTACCAGTAATCATTTTACAATATGCAAGCATAAGATAAATTTTTTATCTTGCAAttcattactgtggattcattaatattcgttgaataccaatttttgtcGATTTCGTTGGTTCAGGGGAACCACCATTTAATTgttaaacaaattacaaatttcctAAAGGAATGTATGCTGACTTGGCCAAaacaacgaaatcaaatatccaccaaaaaataaaagttttcctcaatccacgaaaattggtgcccacgaaaataaatgaacccaCATTATTTATAAGTGTTTTGTTCTCATCTGTTGATAGCCTTACTCTATCTTAACATTGTATCATAAAATTTCTATGTATTTATATGCAGTGTATGAAGTCTCTTTATGTTGCATAACAATTGATGGCTAGTCTAACTGTTGTTATAAAAGGATTCATTTTATTGTAGATAGCAGAACATTAAAGGGTCACTAGATACGAGATATCTAAAGAAAAttgttatacttttttgttttcaatcattAAAGAAAGTGAagtagtgaaataataattcgatTTTAGCAGCCAGTTTGTTTCAGTTTTGTCAATATAAGATAAGAAACATAGCTGATGAATTATTACTTGaaagtgaataatttgacctcattgaatccataATATTcgtgtgaccttcaatttaacttCTTAGCTAGCGATGGGTTACACCTGAATTATGTTCGTTCAGTTATTAAAGAACATGAATGTCAACATTGGAAGTGAAACAAGGTTTAActatttgattgactgatttaatccacaaaaactcattcttatacaggttaaAACTATGATTTACATATAAGTTTAACCTATCATATGacatcaaacagacctagaaaaatccttTTGCACAAGTTCGCTATCTGTTTATATCTGGCTGTATGACCTAATGCAGTCTTTGGAGGAAACTTCAATAGTTACTTACATACAGTACTGGTGGAATTACTGCAAACACCATCAATGTCTTCAGCCGAGGCCATCCCTCATCATGTGTTTCGACCCCTAGCTCGGTGCACTCTcaggatggggggggggggggggggtgttcacAGTTGTGATCAATCACTGCGCATTGGTGGTGGGTTTCCAGCTACTACTGTCTCTTCATTCATATCCAGCATTACGCTTTCTCTGCTGCTTGGCCCAGTTTCTAAATTGCTGCTCTTCTATTCTGGCCAGTCACTCCAACTGCAGAAAACATTCTCCACACTGTCTGTTCAGGGAAGCCTCTACAGCCAACCTCAACAGGAAAGTTCCATGTCTGCCAATTCCTCTATATCTGCACTCTGCCAACAATCCATCATATTTTGCCCTATTTCTTTCATTGGCTTCGCCACATCTCTCCTCCCAGCAGGCCTGGGGTAATggtaatttgtaattgtaatgcattgTAATAGTACATGTTTTGGATGTAATGAAAAGTAATTTGTAATGCACTTTTTCTGCATTACACTAACATGTAATGTAACGATTACTTTAGTTAAAAAATGATGTAATGTCTCCATTACAGTACATtccttttcattacaaattggGAAAATACATAGAAATGAAGAATATTGTATAATGAAAATAAGATATTAACAAAACCAAAAGAATGTAtggaataattttttttgtcacaGTTAATTACTAGtaccatattaaataaattataatacatCAATCTTTAAAACACACATTAAGGTAAGacatataaaatggtaaaaatcatcaagtcttgatttttgtttaaaatgatattaggAATATTTTGGTGTTTggtggtttggtggttaatgaaaaatcttataaaaaaattgtaactATATTGatgaatggaaaaatattaagATGAAATTTTCATAATTCTATACACACcttacatgtatttcaataaaaGATTGAATATGTCAAACACCATTTCTAAACTGTGGTTTGGGTCCTGTCTGTATTCTTATTTCacctaattaatatcaaaatgtttGTATTGCAATCAAATCTTCTCAACTTATGTTTGTCCTCACAGAGCCCTTGGGCATTTCACAAAATAATCCTTTAATGACACATTATTTATATCCCTTTGAAATCCCTTAATGATGTCTTAACGGTTAAGTGATCAATGtaagaaacaaaattatatgataatttatttattttttaccaccACCTAAGAAACTTTAAAGTGACTTTTTCAGTTTCATGCCTCCTACTACGCCATCAAAGAGTATAGACACAGACATGGTGCAGTACATGATGTTGGCATCTATTTGTCTGAGACATGTgaagaaaatttcaatcaatgcaCTGGAATAATGAAAGTAAAATTCAGTGTGCATTTCTTCTTTGGCTAATACAGCTATTAAGTATTTAGCCATTCCCCACACATCAGCTCCTGTAAAAAGGCTTTTTAGTATTGCCGAAAAGGTGTacagtaaaggcaacagtagtataccgctgttcaaaattcataaatcgatagagagaaaacaaatccgggttacaaactaaaactgagggaaacgtatcaaatataagagaactacgtcACAACACAGAAActtaacacatacagaaacgaactataatgtaacaatggccattttcctgacttggtacagggcatttaatgaaaaaatggtgggttgaacctggttttgtggcagaACTGATCGCTGTTCTCTTAATGGCATCACGTTTGAACCACTTATGATGATAAAGTGCAATGGACATATTAATTAACCAGTATTTGATGTCTATGTCACTAACactgtatatatatgtacatatatacccctgtaatatttatcaatttcttataaaaatctGTTTTTGAACTGTTTTCTTAATGGCATCACGTTTGAACCACTTATGAAGATAAAGTGCAATGGACATATTAATTAACCAGTATTTGATGTCTATGTCACTAACActgtatatatgtacatatacatatatacaatgtacatatatacccctgtaatatttatcaatttcttataaaaatctGTTTTTGAACTGTTTTTAGTTTTTACAATGTATATTGAAAAGGTAAtgtgtaatgtaatgcattacacaggcaaagtaattgtaatgtaacGCATTAcatgtgagaaaaaaataattgtaattgtaatggaagaatcacaaagtaattgtaatggaagaatcacaaagtaattgtaatggaagaatcacaaagtaattgtaatgtaatgcattacattgcaatgtaatggCCCCAGGCCTGCCTCCTAGGGAACTGGCAACTCTATCATTGCTACCTGTTTACTGCTAGTAGACCAAAGTACCATGTCTGGTCTTAGGTTAGTTTGTACAATACCAGGAAATTGCATCTTCTTTCCTAGATCAACTTCTAACTGCCAATCTTTCGCCTGATTTAGCATTCCTGATATGTTCTTTTTACTTTTCTGGCCTACCTCACCCTCCTTCACATCCTTCTCCATCCTTCTTATGTGTTTTGCCTCTTTCCTCTGTTTCTCTATCACTTCAGCAAGTTCCCGGAGTACTTGGTTGTGTC includes:
- the LOC139523917 gene encoding golgin subfamily A member 6-like protein 7, with protein sequence MQNCYNSGRIPRENGHDQNAKGQTESFNFIKELAEQNKLLKQRIEELEAEHANCPELRTYVEESKEKMKQIQEQHLKQMDEVNVMLAEQQKQETMKLVQEKLNMEQKYKEQIEKLKSQISQLETTNRELLFRIDSMAESEEQVHGLKKEIEGLKKRIKELEEELKSIKAKEKTNIDHTEYLAEIEELKKKNSVLSHEVRAKTQKIIELDFRLDKMERELDENPDDADKISLIENLKIKITQMQAERSAGTERERYFEKLMKELQAEIEQLREGVSLCEVAKHRLYADYKKLLEEYNKLREKYVVDSQHKTFQDFVQLKRQLNHVKTENDDLKQVARSVSGSSLPALKSSENGVTKKRNSGSYKKQQLKTLKE